In Desulfosediminicola ganghwensis, a single window of DNA contains:
- a CDS encoding lysylphosphatidylglycerol synthase transmembrane domain-containing protein, which produces MRVRGTILIKFAFSILFFVLLFSFVRGSELADVLRQIHWGYFLLSLLMGPAVLTASCLKWRLILVHGDKRVSFARLLQIYCIGYFFSNILPSTVGGDVVRAYYGGNEINDQVYSAISVFIERFSGLIFLLLLVLMMPLLRPALYQNPTVFVTSLSGFAGLVVISVLIFVPSITDRMLRVGNVLTSNIILWLNGLKMARVARMATRLEDVIRFVAAKTDKVRHRLHLAWQTMSKDKTFLFKLITLTLMFYVIAILNVYFSFKAFGVHVELLLVAILVPAALFFAHLPVTILGNLGYFESVFVIFFMIAGVPPAESLVMGLLLRFKMFLLGIVGMIFYFTFAGGDKKKPGKLVSPLKNALYSEQLIEKTTDSVDCPL; this is translated from the coding sequence GTGCGAGTTCGTGGAACGATCCTGATAAAATTTGCCTTTAGTATTCTCTTCTTCGTGCTTCTCTTTTCCTTTGTTCGGGGAAGTGAGTTAGCAGACGTGTTGAGGCAGATCCACTGGGGCTATTTTCTATTGTCCTTACTGATGGGGCCTGCTGTTTTGACAGCATCCTGCCTGAAGTGGCGCTTGATTCTGGTGCATGGTGATAAACGCGTTTCATTTGCCAGGCTGTTGCAGATTTATTGCATTGGCTATTTTTTTTCAAATATTCTTCCTTCCACCGTCGGTGGTGATGTCGTACGGGCCTATTACGGAGGCAATGAGATTAATGATCAGGTCTATTCGGCAATTTCAGTTTTTATAGAGCGGTTTTCCGGACTTATTTTTCTCCTGCTGCTGGTATTGATGATGCCATTATTACGACCTGCGCTTTATCAGAATCCAACTGTATTTGTTACATCCTTGAGTGGGTTTGCCGGCCTGGTAGTGATTTCAGTACTTATTTTCGTACCATCGATAACAGATAGGATGTTGCGGGTCGGTAACGTGCTCACAAGCAATATCATCCTCTGGCTGAATGGACTGAAGATGGCCAGGGTGGCCAGGATGGCGACACGACTCGAAGACGTTATCCGGTTTGTTGCTGCCAAAACAGATAAAGTACGTCATCGTCTGCACCTCGCATGGCAGACAATGTCAAAGGACAAGACATTTCTATTCAAGCTCATCACTTTAACCCTGATGTTCTATGTGATTGCCATACTCAATGTCTATTTTTCATTCAAGGCATTCGGGGTTCATGTGGAGTTATTACTCGTAGCTATACTGGTTCCCGCGGCGCTGTTTTTTGCACATTTGCCTGTCACTATTCTCGGTAATCTCGGTTACTTCGAATCTGTATTTGTGATCTTTTTTATGATCGCCGGAGTGCCTCCCGCAGAATCACTGGTTATGGGATTGCTGCTGAGATTTAAGATGTTCCTGCTTGGAATTGTGGGAATGATTTTTTACTTCACCTTTGCAGGCGGTGATAAGAAAAAGCCTGGAAAATTGGTTAGTCCGTTGAAAAACGCACTATATTCCGAACAGTTAATAGAAAAAACAACAGATTCGGTTGACTGTCCATTGTGA
- a CDS encoding HAD family hydrolase encodes MGFNEYYSLSALLKDGHKRQPHLKVVSFDLFDTLVIRRLHDPDLVKKPVARYISELALSLGIRITAREVQQLRDMIESRHRQETGKCFDDQEACYPKFMSELLQSVTGESQTDDLLARVTRFELGMEQQMIIPRMEIVNWLRELAAEGKRVLVVSDIYLPSEHLKTLVRRAGFLDSVEEVISSADTFLGKASGKAYQYIADKFELDRTGWLHVGDNPISDGLRPTEFGIEAMVLKDAAERRRKSIVKRYINYSKGMPFWRGRALQQLMLPHEGENREQPALYREGYSFLAPIIGGFLQHIAERCLEQSITKIFFLSREGYTFKKFWEKAIPSLYPQGGLPEIEYLYVSRMALASASCSNQGLTKTNARIAFLPKGNRDFNDICRIFKLKGEGFLPHLERYNLQPDDCLSFQHSGYDPEIEQRFFKMLEDAEFQAEVKGQTRSSGQAMLRYFEDVGFFEHNNIALVDIGWLGTIQRFLYEAVCHRSDKPRLFGFLLGATRGIEFPSDQNNMLEGVIYDKFKFDIAGSTVLYARDLFEEACRAPHPTLNGYKLTENGYELEFRQEDDDIGRAEQKQDKYFAPLQRGLIDAAPRYGAASAILGYNMSDYKPWLNYLMVSKLAFPKSCEIAKIRHKYHLDDFHGKHTPELTGKARRNRTLWDYPLFHLKYNPLLRVRLFMRHIHDRICE; translated from the coding sequence ATGGGTTTCAACGAATATTATTCACTTTCAGCCTTATTGAAAGATGGCCACAAAAGGCAGCCTCACTTGAAGGTTGTCTCTTTTGACCTTTTTGACACCCTGGTCATTCGTCGGCTCCATGACCCTGATCTAGTGAAGAAGCCGGTTGCCAGGTATATATCTGAGCTCGCCCTCTCGTTGGGCATAAGAATAACCGCCAGGGAAGTTCAACAACTTCGTGACATGATAGAAAGCAGGCACCGGCAAGAAACCGGCAAATGCTTTGATGACCAGGAAGCCTGTTATCCGAAGTTTATGTCTGAGTTGTTGCAAAGCGTAACTGGTGAAAGCCAGACAGATGACCTGCTGGCGCGGGTTACCCGGTTCGAGTTAGGTATGGAGCAGCAGATGATTATCCCGAGAATGGAGATAGTGAACTGGCTTCGTGAGCTTGCTGCAGAGGGCAAAAGGGTGTTGGTAGTTTCGGATATTTATCTCCCTTCTGAGCATCTCAAAACTCTTGTCAGGAGAGCGGGGTTTCTTGATTCTGTTGAAGAGGTGATATCCTCTGCCGATACTTTTCTGGGCAAGGCCTCTGGTAAAGCCTATCAATATATTGCAGACAAATTTGAATTAGACAGGACCGGATGGCTTCATGTCGGTGATAATCCTATCTCGGATGGATTGCGGCCTACAGAATTTGGCATAGAAGCTATGGTGCTCAAGGATGCCGCTGAGCGACGTAGAAAATCGATTGTTAAGCGGTACATCAACTACAGCAAGGGAATGCCGTTTTGGAGAGGCCGGGCACTTCAACAGCTCATGCTGCCCCATGAAGGGGAAAACAGAGAGCAACCAGCTCTATATCGCGAAGGTTATAGTTTTCTGGCACCGATTATTGGTGGCTTTCTGCAGCACATTGCTGAGCGATGTCTCGAACAGTCGATAACAAAAATCTTTTTCCTCTCGCGGGAGGGGTATACTTTTAAAAAGTTTTGGGAGAAGGCAATTCCCTCACTCTATCCACAGGGAGGTTTGCCCGAGATAGAGTATCTCTATGTGAGCAGGATGGCTTTGGCAAGCGCCAGTTGTTCGAATCAGGGCCTTACTAAAACCAATGCCAGGATCGCATTTCTTCCCAAAGGCAACAGAGACTTCAATGATATTTGCCGAATTTTTAAGCTGAAAGGAGAAGGTTTTCTTCCACATCTGGAAAGATACAATTTACAACCAGATGATTGCCTCAGCTTTCAACACAGCGGATATGACCCTGAGATTGAGCAAAGATTTTTTAAAATGCTCGAAGATGCGGAATTTCAGGCTGAAGTTAAAGGACAGACGCGAAGTAGCGGTCAGGCAATGCTACGGTATTTTGAAGATGTAGGATTTTTTGAACATAACAATATCGCATTGGTCGATATCGGCTGGCTTGGTACTATTCAGCGTTTCCTCTATGAAGCTGTCTGCCATCGAAGTGATAAACCCCGATTGTTTGGATTCTTGCTGGGTGCGACACGTGGTATTGAGTTTCCGAGTGATCAAAATAATATGCTCGAAGGGGTTATCTACGATAAATTTAAATTTGATATAGCAGGGTCAACTGTATTGTACGCACGGGATCTTTTTGAGGAAGCATGCAGAGCACCTCATCCGACCCTTAACGGTTATAAACTCACTGAGAATGGCTATGAACTGGAGTTCAGGCAAGAAGATGACGATATCGGTAGGGCAGAGCAAAAGCAGGATAAGTATTTTGCGCCGCTCCAGCGAGGTCTCATCGATGCCGCACCCAGGTATGGTGCCGCTTCAGCTATCCTCGGTTATAATATGAGTGATTACAAACCCTGGCTGAATTATCTCATGGTCAGTAAGCTAGCTTTTCCCAAGAGTTGTGAGATAGCTAAGATCAGACATAAGTATCATCTGGACGATTTCCACGGTAAGCACACGCCGGAACTCACAGGTAAAGCTAGGAGAAACAGAACTCTCTGGGATTATCCGCTATTTCATTTGAAATACAATCCACTTCTACGGGTGAGGCTATTTATGCGTCACATCCATGACAGGATATGTGAATAA
- a CDS encoding glycosyltransferase family 2 protein, with protein sequence MVTPLISVVIPAYNHERYIGAAVESVLQQTFADLELIVIDDGSTDRTGEIVQSYDDKRLTYLFQENRDAYNTLNRGMGLAKGEYISILNSDDVYAQNRLEKLLAHQKESDAACIFTDVIPVSDTSIEFTEFDFGWNIWHRKNRQTFFDSNDLYASFLKGNLLVTTSNLFMTTKAQQEVGLFTSLRYLHDYDFIFRMMMAYPKGVSYLHNERLLYYRIHSKNTLGEAAITGREQDKQVILKYMLARLPREERKYAEAGASRLMELEQELQQVKTVLQPDRVNRGVRPAAKALCNSLSIWLQKKVHFAQG encoded by the coding sequence ATGGTGACACCTCTTATTTCAGTGGTCATTCCTGCATATAACCATGAGAGGTATATTGGTGCAGCGGTGGAAAGCGTTCTGCAGCAAACTTTTGCCGACCTGGAATTAATTGTCATTGATGATGGTTCAACAGATCGAACAGGGGAGATCGTACAAAGTTATGACGATAAACGTCTCACATATCTCTTTCAGGAAAATAGAGATGCCTATAATACGCTAAACCGCGGCATGGGGTTGGCGAAAGGCGAGTATATCTCCATTTTGAATTCGGACGATGTATATGCTCAAAACAGGCTGGAAAAATTATTGGCTCATCAAAAAGAGAGTGATGCAGCATGTATTTTCACTGACGTTATTCCTGTTTCTGATACGAGTATAGAGTTTACAGAATTTGATTTCGGCTGGAACATCTGGCACAGAAAGAATCGACAAACCTTTTTCGACAGCAATGATCTCTACGCCTCGTTTCTTAAAGGGAATCTCCTGGTCACTACATCAAACCTCTTCATGACCACAAAAGCTCAGCAAGAGGTCGGATTATTTACCTCGTTAAGGTACCTGCACGATTATGATTTCATCTTTAGAATGATGATGGCATACCCAAAAGGTGTGAGTTATCTCCATAACGAACGCCTGCTCTATTATCGTATTCATTCAAAGAACACCCTGGGGGAAGCTGCCATTACAGGCAGAGAGCAGGACAAACAAGTGATCTTGAAATATATGCTGGCCAGGTTACCACGAGAAGAGAGAAAATACGCAGAGGCAGGAGCTAGCAGGTTGATGGAGTTAGAGCAGGAATTGCAGCAGGTCAAAACCGTTTTACAGCCCGATCGTGTAAACAGAGGTGTGAGGCCCGCAGCTAAGGCGTTGTGCAATAGTTTGAGTATCTGGTTGCAGAAAAAAGTTCATTTCGCTCAAGGATAA
- a CDS encoding ABC transporter permease — translation MQHFPMTPKEMVISPWRNRYLLKKAIQREINGRYRGSILGILWSFFTPLLMLSVYTFVFSVVFKARWSGGSGSKTEFALILFSGLMVFNLFAECVNRAPTMILGHSDYVKRVIYPLEILPLVTMGSAIFQTTISLGVWLLAYVVLFGIPQVTVFLLPLVLMPLVFLTLGICWWLAALGVYLRDVSQIIGIITTAMLFLSPIFYSASRLPENYQKILKLNPLTLIIEHTRGILLWGRLPDSITLIIQYILTISICYMGFAWFQKTRKGFADVL, via the coding sequence ATGCAACATTTTCCAATGACACCCAAAGAGATGGTCATCAGCCCATGGCGTAACCGCTATCTGCTGAAAAAGGCCATTCAACGGGAAATAAACGGGCGATACAGAGGCTCCATTTTAGGAATACTCTGGTCATTCTTTACGCCCTTGCTCATGCTCAGCGTCTATACTTTTGTGTTCAGCGTGGTATTCAAGGCAAGATGGAGCGGCGGATCTGGTTCAAAAACAGAATTCGCCCTGATACTTTTTTCAGGACTTATGGTGTTCAACCTCTTTGCAGAGTGCGTGAACCGAGCGCCCACGATGATTTTGGGACATAGCGATTATGTAAAACGGGTGATTTATCCGCTTGAGATCCTGCCGTTGGTAACCATGGGTTCAGCAATATTTCAGACTACCATCAGCTTAGGTGTATGGTTATTGGCCTACGTTGTCCTTTTTGGTATCCCCCAAGTGACGGTATTTTTACTACCCCTGGTACTAATGCCACTGGTCTTTCTCACATTAGGAATATGCTGGTGGCTGGCGGCCCTGGGAGTATATTTACGCGATGTATCACAAATCATAGGTATCATCACAACAGCAATGCTGTTTTTATCCCCGATTTTCTATTCAGCATCACGGTTGCCGGAAAACTATCAAAAGATTCTGAAACTGAACCCGCTGACCCTGATAATTGAACACACACGTGGCATCCTGCTTTGGGGGAGATTACCAGACTCAATCACTCTGATCATCCAATATATCCTGACCATTTCAATCTGCTACATGGGATTTGCCTGGTTCCAGAAAACTCGAAAAGGGTTCGCCGATGTCCTGTGA